One window from the genome of Jeotgalibaca sp. MA1X17-3 encodes:
- a CDS encoding FtsX-like permease family protein has protein sequence MKKKALWKDIWIEIWNNKARFLALFAIILLGVGFFGGIKATGPNMLDTADQYYADYKLFDLKVLSNFGIEEKDVEVLNEIEDIKATPMRTIDIDMQEEEFLVKLYPLQDEKESPNQYAIISGRLPEKSGEIALDANQVFESKFKVGDMIRFNHEIAKDEEDNEEDTEESEIEVDSAITLEEQAYKVVGFVNSPVYIDRINRGNTQVGKGNLDGFGVVFEEDIHGEIYTETYVQVDVDEKLIAYTNEYDDEVESKKEEIELALNGRPLERVNEIRAEGKKEIRKAEQKLEDAKEELSKAEKELQEGREELDEGQKEYNQQKQEFDEKIADAEVEIAQQQQTIDDGWSDYQEGLATWEENAKKYADAKAAWQIQKESLLQQVDSAISLEGLAQNPIPGEEGEMLAQSIQELLDGEAAIEDAKAQMKAHQKTLDTQEVQLEEAQLTLDEHIQQSEGLKQKIAEETEALQILEEQLASAQLESRQVQLETAQDFLSENFEELTEERKEEMRGIWNGLEEVLPFHQSFLQYLDGSLSATDMEGLVATEINELQGLQKVQEEIDSKKASIANDEAIIQELNVEARQATLLVSGQELEVAKNRLMEEAKALETQEQNLQQARTILLSEVQTAMQGVQEQIAGADAQFSEQGAALEAARTELEAASNELKIGQEKLDQGKAELANQKAEGETALAEALNDIQKGEADYQEGFNEFEEKRVDAEKEIADGQVEINKAMSELMRLDEPIYFVQDRSVNPGYQEYQDNANRMSAIASIFPVFFFMIAALVSFTTMTRMVDEQRQQMGTLKGLGYGNIDIAQKFLVYSIIAGVAGTIFGLIFGYNLFPTIIYRAYGSLYNLPDIRIHYYLSYALIAFLIAMLCTVGPSILATTRTLRENPASLMRPKAPKIGKRVFLERFPFIWSRLGFNAKITVRNLVRYKARNSMTIFGVAGCTALILTGFALKDSISGLAETQFGDVMRYQAVVALKPDQTTSDLREYDETIAEYSEIEDHLHVLQSAYKVEKEGVNLQDVTVFVPESTEELSEFVRLQDRNKQTPYELTNGGAIISEKLAILMDVGPGDELVIRDDEEMKYTIPIQSVTENYTGHYLYLTTKVYEDIFSEKYVPNTDLLLYEEDRKWEDNFASKVMDGSQVAVVTFIDTIDRAFADTLESLDVITLVLIISAAALAFVVLYNLTNINVSERIRELSTIKVLGFYDLEVSMYIYRETFILTLLGIFFGFILGSVLSGVVLKMVEVDFMLFPVTILPLSYLYSALLSMVFSAVVMIIMHRKLKNVDMIEALKSVE, from the coding sequence ATGAAAAAGAAAGCTCTCTGGAAAGATATTTGGATCGAAATTTGGAATAATAAAGCAAGGTTTTTGGCTCTTTTTGCCATTATTTTATTAGGTGTGGGTTTCTTTGGAGGAATTAAAGCAACCGGACCGAATATGCTGGATACGGCTGATCAATATTATGCAGACTATAAACTCTTTGATCTAAAAGTATTATCTAATTTTGGAATAGAAGAAAAAGATGTAGAGGTACTCAATGAAATTGAAGACATTAAAGCTACCCCTATGCGAACCATTGATATTGATATGCAGGAAGAAGAGTTTCTAGTAAAACTTTATCCTTTGCAAGATGAAAAAGAAAGCCCCAATCAATATGCAATTATCTCCGGAAGACTTCCTGAAAAAAGTGGGGAAATTGCATTGGATGCCAATCAGGTATTTGAATCGAAATTCAAAGTGGGAGATATGATTCGGTTTAATCATGAGATAGCAAAAGATGAAGAAGATAACGAAGAAGATACAGAGGAATCTGAAATAGAAGTAGATTCCGCTATCACTTTAGAAGAACAAGCGTACAAGGTTGTAGGATTCGTAAACTCTCCTGTCTATATTGATCGAATCAATCGTGGGAATACCCAAGTAGGAAAAGGGAACCTAGATGGATTTGGTGTTGTTTTCGAAGAGGATATTCATGGGGAAATTTATACAGAAACGTATGTGCAAGTTGATGTAGATGAAAAACTAATTGCGTATACGAATGAATATGATGATGAAGTAGAAAGTAAAAAAGAAGAAATAGAGCTAGCTTTAAATGGTCGTCCTTTAGAAAGAGTGAATGAAATTCGCGCTGAAGGAAAGAAAGAAATCAGAAAAGCAGAGCAGAAATTAGAAGATGCAAAAGAAGAACTAAGTAAAGCTGAAAAAGAACTTCAAGAAGGCCGAGAGGAATTAGATGAAGGTCAAAAGGAATACAATCAGCAAAAACAAGAATTTGATGAAAAAATAGCTGATGCAGAAGTAGAAATCGCTCAGCAGCAACAAACGATTGATGATGGATGGTCAGACTACCAAGAAGGACTTGCTACTTGGGAAGAAAATGCCAAGAAATATGCAGATGCAAAAGCAGCTTGGCAAATCCAAAAAGAAAGTCTGTTGCAACAGGTAGATTCTGCTATTTCTCTAGAAGGATTGGCTCAAAATCCAATTCCAGGTGAAGAAGGCGAAATGCTGGCTCAAAGTATTCAAGAATTGTTGGATGGTGAAGCAGCTATTGAAGATGCAAAAGCCCAGATGAAGGCACACCAAAAAACACTTGATACCCAAGAAGTGCAATTAGAAGAAGCACAATTGACCTTGGATGAGCACATCCAACAATCAGAAGGATTAAAGCAAAAAATTGCAGAAGAAACAGAAGCTTTACAAATACTAGAAGAACAACTTGCATCTGCTCAGTTAGAATCCCGCCAAGTCCAATTAGAGACTGCTCAAGATTTCCTCTCGGAAAACTTTGAGGAACTAACGGAAGAGCGCAAGGAGGAGATGAGAGGCATATGGAACGGCCTTGAAGAAGTACTACCATTTCATCAGTCATTCCTCCAATATTTAGACGGAAGCCTTTCAGCGACTGATATGGAGGGGCTTGTCGCAACGGAAATTAATGAACTTCAAGGACTTCAAAAAGTTCAGGAAGAAATTGATAGCAAAAAAGCCTCCATTGCAAATGATGAAGCGATTATTCAAGAACTTAATGTGGAAGCACGACAAGCCACGTTATTGGTAAGTGGTCAAGAATTAGAAGTAGCGAAGAATCGATTAATGGAGGAAGCAAAAGCATTAGAAACGCAAGAACAAAATCTTCAACAAGCACGTACTATTTTGTTGTCAGAAGTTCAAACGGCGATGCAAGGCGTACAAGAGCAAATTGCTGGAGCAGATGCTCAGTTTTCAGAACAAGGTGCAGCACTAGAAGCTGCTCGTACCGAACTGGAAGCGGCAAGCAATGAGTTAAAAATAGGCCAAGAAAAATTAGATCAAGGAAAAGCTGAATTAGCCAATCAAAAAGCAGAAGGGGAAACAGCTTTAGCAGAAGCTTTAAATGATATTCAAAAAGGGGAAGCAGACTATCAAGAAGGATTCAATGAATTCGAAGAAAAACGAGTGGATGCTGAAAAAGAAATTGCCGATGGTCAAGTAGAAATAAATAAAGCAATGAGTGAGTTAATGCGATTAGATGAACCGATTTATTTCGTGCAAGATCGTTCGGTTAATCCTGGCTATCAAGAGTATCAAGATAATGCCAATCGTATGTCAGCCATCGCATCTATTTTCCCTGTATTCTTCTTCATGATTGCAGCGCTCGTTAGTTTTACAACGATGACCCGAATGGTAGATGAACAGCGTCAACAAATGGGAACATTAAAAGGACTTGGATATGGAAATATAGATATCGCACAGAAGTTTTTAGTTTATTCAATAATTGCTGGAGTTGCAGGTACGATTTTCGGATTGATATTCGGATATAATTTATTTCCTACTATTATTTATCGAGCATATGGTTCCCTTTATAACTTACCAGATATTCGTATTCACTATTATTTATCCTACGCACTGATTGCTTTCTTAATAGCAATGCTTTGCACGGTTGGGCCATCTATTCTAGCGACTACGAGAACCTTACGAGAAAATCCTGCATCATTGATGCGTCCAAAAGCTCCCAAGATTGGAAAAAGAGTGTTTTTAGAAAGATTTCCTTTTATCTGGAGTCGTTTAGGATTTAACGCTAAAATAACGGTACGGAATTTAGTACGTTATAAAGCTCGTAACTCTATGACTATTTTTGGAGTCGCGGGTTGTACAGCATTAATTTTGACTGGTTTTGCTCTTAAGGACTCTATTTCTGGCTTAGCAGAGACCCAATTTGGCGATGTGATGCGGTATCAGGCAGTAGTAGCTTTGAAACCAGACCAAACAACGAGTGACCTAAGAGAATATGATGAGACCATTGCAGAGTATTCTGAAATAGAAGATCATCTTCACGTTTTACAATCTGCTTATAAAGTAGAAAAAGAAGGGGTCAACCTTCAAGATGTAACCGTCTTTGTTCCGGAAAGTACAGAAGAATTGTCGGAGTTTGTACGTTTACAAGATCGCAATAAACAAACTCCTTATGAACTAACAAATGGAGGAGCCATCATTTCTGAGAAACTAGCCATTCTGATGGATGTTGGTCCAGGAGATGAACTAGTTATTCGTGACGATGAAGAGATGAAGTATACGATTCCGATTCAATCCGTCACCGAAAACTATACCGGGCACTATCTTTATTTAACAACTAAAGTATATGAAGATATCTTTTCAGAAAAATATGTTCCCAATACAGATTTACTTTTATATGAAGAAGATCGTAAATGGGAAGATAATTTTGCTTCAAAAGTAATGGATGGATCACAAGTAGCAGTAGTGACCTTCATAGACACAATCGATCGTGCCTTTGCAGATACATTGGAGAGCCTAGATGTGATTACACTGGTTCTGATTATATCAGCAGCAGCACTAGCTTTTGTAGTCTTATATAATCTAACGAATATTAATGTTTCTGAACGAATTAGAGAACTTTCAACTATTAAAGTTTTAGGGTTTTATGATTTGGAAGTTAGTATGTATATCTATCGGGAAACCTTTATCTTAACGTTACTAGGAATTTTCTTTGGATTTATTCTGGGAAGCGTATTGAGTGGAGTCGTTCTGAAAATGGTTGAAGTTGACTTCATGCTATTTCCAGTTACGATTTTACCACTGAGCTATCTTTACTCAGCATTGTTATCCATGGTGTTTTCTGCAGTAGTGATGATTATCATGCATCGTAAATTAAAAAATGTAGATATGATTGAAGCATTAAAATCAGTTGAATAA
- a CDS encoding ABC transporter ATP-binding protein has translation MAYISLKDVSKFYKMGETTIVANDKISFDINQGEFVVILGPSGAGKSTVLNILGGMDKADEGDIIIDTINIGKYSNKELTTFRRLDVGFIFQFYNLVPNLTAKENVELASQISGRARDAVEVLTDVGLLERMDNFPAQLSGGEQQRVAIARAIAKQPKILLCDEPTGALDYETGKQVLRLLQNTCRDTGTTVVLITHNQAIAPMADRVIEINNAEVRAIHENPNPKPVSEIEW, from the coding sequence ATGGCTTATATTTCATTAAAAGATGTCAGTAAATTTTATAAAATGGGTGAAACAACGATTGTTGCAAATGATAAAATTAGTTTTGATATTAATCAAGGTGAATTTGTTGTGATTTTGGGACCTTCTGGAGCCGGGAAATCGACCGTTCTAAATATTTTAGGAGGAATGGATAAGGCCGATGAAGGGGATATTATCATTGATACAATAAACATTGGTAAATATTCTAACAAAGAATTAACGACCTTTCGTCGCTTAGATGTAGGATTTATTTTTCAATTTTATAATCTGGTCCCTAATCTAACCGCAAAAGAAAATGTCGAACTAGCTTCTCAGATTTCCGGTCGCGCACGAGATGCGGTAGAAGTTTTGACGGACGTAGGTTTGCTGGAGCGAATGGATAATTTTCCCGCTCAATTGTCTGGGGGAGAACAGCAACGTGTAGCAATTGCTCGAGCGATTGCGAAACAGCCCAAAATACTTCTTTGTGATGAACCCACGGGAGCACTTGATTACGAAACTGGAAAACAAGTATTACGATTGCTACAAAATACGTGTCGTGATACAGGTACGACTGTTGTACTCATTACCCATAATCAAGCAATTGCTCCTATGGCAGATCGAGTGATTGAGATTAATAATGCTGAAGTTCGTGCGATACATGAAAACCCAAATCCGAAACCTGTTTCTGAAATAGAGTGGTAA
- a CDS encoding NAD(P)/FAD-dependent oxidoreductase, with protein sequence MKHQVIVIGGGSSGLMAACTAAKAGAQVTLIEKNKVLGRKMLLTGGGRCNVTNNRPESEIIAHIPGNGRFLHGAFHQFSQYDIMNFFTSKGVALKEEDHGRMFPVTNKAKTILETFIEELENQKVTVRTDAIVEKILFDSENAIRGLKLNTDEEIPADRIVLATGGKTYSRTGSTGDGYLFAESAGHTITELYPTEAPITSPDSFIVERILKGLSLRDVKMSVKNKKGKVVVSHQMDMIFTHFGVSGPAALRCSMFVHQTKKRDKTDTVQMSLDVFPDQSEQQVEQSLRKLIKSEPEKSVKNGWKELLPERYLLFGLQQVGIDEHSPLKTLVLKEIQDFAHFCKDFPFQADGTLPLDKAFVTGGGVSTKEVNPKTMESKKAKGMYFCGELLDYNGYTGGYNITGAFVTGHTAGTHAATDK encoded by the coding sequence ATGAAACATCAAGTGATCGTAATCGGCGGAGGTTCCAGTGGGCTGATGGCTGCATGTACCGCAGCAAAAGCAGGTGCTCAAGTCACACTCATCGAAAAAAATAAAGTTTTAGGCAGAAAAATGCTTTTAACCGGAGGCGGGCGTTGTAATGTCACCAATAACCGTCCTGAATCTGAAATTATTGCTCATATTCCAGGAAACGGTCGTTTTCTGCATGGAGCGTTCCATCAATTCTCGCAATATGACATTATGAACTTTTTTACAAGTAAAGGAGTCGCACTGAAAGAGGAAGATCATGGAAGAATGTTTCCAGTCACGAATAAGGCAAAAACAATCTTAGAAACGTTTATTGAAGAATTAGAAAATCAAAAAGTTACGGTACGAACCGATGCTATTGTTGAAAAAATTCTGTTTGATTCTGAGAATGCTATACGTGGATTAAAATTAAACACTGACGAAGAAATTCCGGCAGATCGAATCGTTCTTGCTACCGGAGGGAAAACATATTCGCGAACGGGTTCTACTGGAGATGGCTATCTTTTTGCCGAATCTGCAGGTCATACGATTACAGAACTATACCCTACCGAAGCCCCTATTACTTCCCCAGATTCTTTTATTGTAGAAAGGATTCTAAAGGGCTTATCTTTAAGAGACGTGAAGATGTCTGTTAAAAATAAAAAAGGTAAAGTAGTTGTTAGCCATCAAATGGATATGATTTTCACACATTTTGGCGTTTCTGGTCCCGCTGCTCTTCGTTGTTCGATGTTTGTTCATCAAACAAAGAAACGGGATAAAACGGATACGGTCCAGATGTCTTTGGATGTTTTCCCTGATCAAAGCGAACAGCAAGTAGAACAGTCCTTACGAAAACTCATAAAAAGCGAACCAGAAAAAAGTGTTAAAAATGGCTGGAAAGAACTTCTACCGGAGCGATACCTCTTATTTGGATTGCAACAAGTAGGAATCGATGAGCATAGTCCTTTAAAAACACTTGTCTTAAAAGAAATTCAAGACTTTGCACACTTCTGTAAAGATTTCCCATTCCAAGCAGATGGTACACTTCCTTTGGACAAAGCCTTTGTAACCGGTGGTGGAGTCTCAACTAAAGAAGTGAATCCTAAAACGATGGAAAGTAAAAAAGCAAAAGGCATGTATTTTTGCGGTGAATTACTAGATTACAATGGCTATACGGGAGGCTACAACATTACCGGAGCCTTCGTTACGGGGCATACTGCTGGAACCCACGCGGCTACAGATAAATAA
- a CDS encoding class I SAM-dependent rRNA methyltransferase, whose product MKQKRSISIKRQAQKDIEKGNPLLQEVCFPNEITFKEGEIVELVGQKGEFVAQAYLAKQNKGVGWVFSRTNDIDFDGSFFLQQFYHAFERRQKLMSDELTNTYRLFNGEGDGIPGLTIDYYAGYVVFSWYSEGIYLYQEEILSAFNEVFPDIVGIYEKYRYKREDGQTSKLIMGEEAEAPLVVKENGLNFAAYLDEGWMTGIFLDQREVRQALQDRYAAGKSVLNTFSYTGAFSVAAAMGGASHTASVDVANRSKDKTKEQFLLNGLDPEESTIRVMDVFDYIQFAKRKSLQFDVIVVDPPSFARTKKRVFSVSKDYGQMIEDLIDISAPDAVFILSSNAANYKRKNFRDDIETAFRNKKQQYTLLEEFRLPEDFPIPKGSQTSDYLKVSIVQKRSK is encoded by the coding sequence ATGAAACAAAAAAGAAGTATATCCATAAAAAGACAAGCACAAAAAGATATAGAAAAGGGAAATCCCTTATTACAAGAAGTATGTTTTCCTAATGAAATTACATTTAAAGAAGGGGAAATTGTTGAGTTAGTAGGCCAAAAGGGAGAATTTGTAGCCCAAGCTTACCTTGCAAAACAAAATAAAGGAGTTGGCTGGGTATTTAGTCGTACCAATGATATTGATTTCGATGGAAGCTTCTTTCTCCAACAATTTTACCATGCATTTGAAAGAAGACAAAAGCTAATGTCCGATGAGTTAACGAATACGTATCGTTTGTTTAACGGTGAAGGAGATGGAATTCCTGGACTTACGATTGATTATTATGCTGGATATGTTGTTTTCTCTTGGTACAGTGAAGGGATTTATTTGTATCAAGAAGAAATTTTATCTGCATTTAATGAAGTCTTTCCTGATATAGTAGGAATCTATGAAAAATATCGTTACAAGCGTGAAGATGGCCAAACAAGTAAGTTAATTATGGGAGAAGAAGCAGAAGCTCCGCTTGTTGTTAAAGAGAACGGCTTGAACTTTGCCGCATATTTAGATGAAGGTTGGATGACTGGTATTTTCTTAGATCAACGTGAAGTGCGTCAAGCTCTTCAAGATCGTTATGCAGCTGGGAAATCAGTTCTGAATACCTTTAGTTATACTGGAGCATTCTCCGTAGCAGCAGCAATGGGAGGAGCCTCTCATACAGCTAGTGTCGATGTAGCAAACCGTTCTAAAGATAAAACGAAAGAACAATTTCTTTTAAATGGACTAGATCCAGAAGAGTCCACTATTCGGGTAATGGATGTGTTTGATTACATTCAATTTGCAAAACGTAAGAGTTTGCAATTTGATGTCATTGTGGTAGATCCGCCAAGTTTTGCTCGTACAAAGAAACGAGTGTTCTCTGTTTCTAAAGATTATGGACAAATGATTGAAGATTTGATTGATATCTCTGCACCAGACGCTGTATTTATTCTGTCTTCCAATGCTGCCAACTATAAACGTAAAAACTTTAGAGATGATATTGAAACAGCTTTCCGTAACAAAAAACAGCAATATACACTTTTAGAAGAATTCAGATTGCCAGAAGATTTCCCAATACCAAAAGGAAGTCAAACGAGTGATTATTTGAAAGTATCCATCGTTCAAAAAAGAAGCAAATAG
- a CDS encoding LTA synthase family protein codes for MKITLKETFFKKYGFFLIAILLFWLKTYLAYHLDFSLGVDGAFQQLILFLNPLASTIFIFGLSLFFSDSKKSNRALLLLYFLNSLLLFSNILYYREFSDFITIKSILSSASITKSIGPSIFQMFKLTDIVYWIDFILMIHLYRKKKTSQISYSLKKKMAFTTMIVSILVFLFNLNLAEISRPQLLTRTFDRNYIVKYLGLNVYTIYDGVQTAKANSVRASADSSDMATVLDYLEDHHAEPNEAYFGKAEGRNIVYVHLESMQQFIINLSMIEKDGTQSEVTPFLNSLYDNEDSISFSNFFHQTGQGKTSDAELLMDNSLFGLPQGSAFTQAGSDNTFHAAPQILKNKGYTSAVFHGNVGSFWNRDNTYKAMGYDYFFSAETSYTLNDENSLEYGLKDKLFLQESVQYLEQMEQPFYTKFLTVSNHFPFPEDELNTVYEIPETPDSTVTGYFNTAHYADQAVEEFFQYMKDSGLYEDTIFILYGDHFGISNSRNTTLAPLLGKSSRTWGEYDNAMLQRVPMIIHIPGLGNGSIQDTYGGQVDALPTLMHLLGIQTETYVQLGQDLLSEERNQIVPFRNGITITPEYTIIGNSIYDTKTGNSALMSSEDSVTDYQNEVNRIKEASQKQLMISDQIINGDLLRFYSPADFIPADRDAHNYLDSPAQLLEDRKEAGDEGTSLIQQNNGKSSVPLYKTDAPEFPANQTETELDSENTSSEKEVLETNLLE; via the coding sequence TTGAAAATAACTTTAAAAGAAACCTTCTTTAAGAAATATGGTTTCTTTCTCATAGCCATTTTACTCTTTTGGCTGAAAACGTATCTTGCTTATCATTTAGACTTTTCATTGGGTGTAGATGGGGCCTTTCAGCAATTGATTCTTTTCTTGAATCCATTAGCAAGCACAATTTTTATTTTCGGATTATCCCTATTCTTTTCTGACTCTAAAAAAAGCAATCGTGCTTTACTCCTTCTTTACTTTTTAAACTCTCTATTACTATTTTCAAATATTCTTTATTATCGAGAATTCTCAGACTTCATTACGATAAAATCTATACTTAGTTCTGCTAGTATCACAAAAAGTATCGGACCAAGTATTTTTCAAATGTTCAAGTTAACGGACATTGTCTATTGGATTGACTTCATTTTGATGATTCATTTGTATAGAAAGAAAAAAACATCACAAATTTCTTATTCACTTAAGAAAAAAATGGCTTTTACTACTATGATTGTTTCTATTCTAGTTTTCCTATTCAATTTAAATCTTGCAGAAATTAGCCGACCACAATTATTAACACGAACCTTTGACCGTAACTACATTGTAAAGTATTTGGGTCTCAATGTGTATACTATTTATGATGGTGTTCAGACTGCAAAGGCAAATTCTGTTCGTGCCAGCGCAGATAGTTCAGATATGGCTACTGTATTAGATTATTTAGAAGACCATCACGCTGAACCAAATGAAGCCTACTTTGGAAAAGCAGAAGGTCGAAATATTGTCTACGTTCATTTAGAAAGTATGCAACAATTTATCATTAATCTATCCATGATTGAGAAAGATGGAACGCAAAGTGAAGTAACTCCTTTCTTGAATAGTCTGTATGACAACGAAGATTCGATTAGTTTTTCTAATTTTTTCCATCAAACAGGTCAAGGAAAGACAAGCGATGCTGAACTATTAATGGATAATTCTCTATTTGGATTACCACAAGGTTCTGCCTTTACTCAAGCTGGTTCGGATAATACCTTCCATGCTGCACCACAAATTTTAAAAAATAAAGGCTATACGAGTGCTGTTTTCCATGGAAATGTAGGTAGTTTTTGGAATAGAGATAATACGTACAAAGCAATGGGATACGATTATTTCTTTAGTGCCGAGACTAGTTATACTTTAAATGATGAAAACTCTTTGGAATATGGCTTGAAAGATAAATTATTCCTACAAGAATCCGTGCAGTATCTAGAACAAATGGAACAACCTTTTTATACGAAATTCTTGACGGTATCAAATCATTTCCCATTTCCTGAAGATGAATTAAATACAGTCTATGAAATACCAGAGACCCCGGATTCAACGGTTACAGGTTATTTTAATACTGCACATTACGCTGATCAAGCAGTGGAAGAGTTTTTCCAATACATGAAAGATTCAGGTCTCTACGAAGACACCATCTTCATTTTATACGGAGACCATTTTGGAATTTCTAATTCACGTAATACTACTCTTGCTCCTTTGTTAGGAAAAAGTTCGCGAACTTGGGGAGAATATGATAATGCTATGTTACAAAGAGTTCCGATGATTATTCACATTCCTGGATTAGGCAATGGAAGTATCCAAGATACTTATGGTGGACAAGTAGACGCTTTGCCAACCTTAATGCATCTATTAGGAATTCAGACAGAAACATACGTACAATTAGGCCAAGATTTATTATCAGAAGAACGAAACCAGATTGTTCCCTTCCGAAATGGAATTACAATCACTCCTGAGTACACAATCATTGGAAACTCTATTTATGATACAAAAACAGGCAATTCAGCTCTGATGAGCTCTGAAGACAGTGTTACTGATTATCAAAATGAAGTTAATAGAATAAAAGAAGCCTCTCAAAAACAATTAATGATTTCTGATCAAATTATAAACGGAGACCTTCTACGCTTCTACTCTCCAGCAGACTTTATTCCTGCTGATAGAGATGCCCATAATTATTTAGATTCTCCTGCACAGTTGTTGGAAGATCGAAAAGAAGCTGGTGACGAAGGAACCTCATTGATTCAACAAAATAACGGAAAATCAAGTGTCCCTCTTTACAAAACGGATGCTCCAGAATTTCCAGCAAATCAAACAGAAACAGAACTAGACTCAGAAAATACTAGTAGCGAAAAAGAAGTCTTAGAAACAAACCTTCTAGAATAG
- a CDS encoding HAMP domain-containing sensor histidine kinase, translating into MKYLYKQIIAFFIVVLITVATSGIIFIRFLVTNIYEDKEAQLFGYAESVIDQNMSIQDIENGIKVISNQDVILAIYDKKDELVYPTTANHQYSSGLSQEDIQRLQEGERISLTERDRGFMNEDFSIVTVYLPLFNRTSTNFSGFVAVASPVSGIQKQIEEIRTNSLLTVLISGGISIIISIGFANYLSRRIVRMRNATREITQGNFDISLENHHRDEFDELSQDFNLMVGSLKDSQQEIERQENLRRQFMMDVAHEMRTPLTTIHGILEGLEHDMIPEKSKERSLTIMHNETRRMIRMVNENLDYEKIRSDQIVLVKQEFLAQDALQNVKEQLEKKATSKGNKIEVIIQTPDMKIYADYDRFIQILVNLTTNAIQFTENGNIHLEAEETKEGTIIKVRDTGQGIDKKDILSIWERYYKADISRKNNKFGESGIGLAIVKSLVKSHQGEIEVESILGKGTTFTIQFPPKNIIEK; encoded by the coding sequence TTGAAATACCTTTATAAACAAATTATTGCTTTTTTCATCGTTGTTTTAATAACGGTAGCTACTTCAGGAATTATTTTTATTCGATTTTTAGTAACGAATATTTACGAAGATAAAGAAGCACAACTGTTTGGGTATGCAGAATCAGTGATTGACCAAAATATGTCTATTCAGGATATCGAAAATGGAATTAAAGTAATTTCCAATCAAGATGTTATTTTAGCTATTTACGATAAGAAAGATGAGTTAGTATATCCGACGACTGCCAATCATCAGTATTCTAGTGGACTATCTCAAGAAGATATTCAACGATTACAAGAAGGAGAAAGAATTTCTCTTACAGAACGAGATCGTGGGTTTATGAATGAAGATTTTTCAATCGTAACAGTGTATTTACCCTTATTTAACAGAACCTCTACTAATTTTTCTGGATTTGTCGCAGTAGCTTCACCAGTTAGTGGGATTCAAAAACAAATCGAAGAAATACGTACAAATTCTCTTTTAACCGTTCTAATTTCAGGTGGGATTTCTATTATTATTAGTATTGGGTTTGCAAATTATTTATCTCGTCGGATTGTTCGAATGAGAAATGCTACACGTGAGATCACTCAAGGAAATTTTGATATTTCACTGGAAAATCATCATCGTGATGAATTTGATGAACTATCTCAAGATTTCAATCTGATGGTAGGTTCGTTAAAAGACTCCCAACAAGAGATTGAAAGACAGGAAAATTTACGACGTCAATTTATGATGGATGTTGCACATGAGATGAGAACGCCATTAACGACGATTCATGGAATTCTTGAAGGGTTAGAACATGATATGATTCCTGAAAAAAGTAAGGAAAGAAGTCTCACCATCATGCATAATGAGACTCGCCGAATGATTCGTATGGTAAATGAAAACTTAGATTATGAAAAGATTCGTTCTGATCAAATCGTTTTAGTAAAACAAGAGTTTCTTGCTCAAGATGCTCTTCAAAATGTAAAAGAACAACTGGAAAAGAAAGCCACGAGTAAAGGTAATAAAATAGAAGTGATCATCCAAACACCTGATATGAAAATCTATGCAGACTATGATCGTTTCATTCAAATTCTCGTTAACTTAACTACAAATGCTATTCAATTTACTGAAAATGGGAATATTCATTTAGAGGCAGAAGAAACAAAAGAGGGAACGATTATTAAGGTTCGTGATACTGGACAAGGAATCGATAAAAAGGATATTTTAAGTATTTGGGAAAGATATTATAAAGCGGATATCTCTAGAAAAAACAATAAATTTGGCGAATCAGGAATAGGTTTAGCCATTGTAAAATCACTAGTAAAAAGTCATCAAGGTGAAATTGAAGTGGAAAGTATCCTAGGGAAAGGAACTACATTTACAATTCAATTTCCACCTAAAAATATAATAGAAAAATAA